In Mercurialis annua linkage group LG6, ddMerAnnu1.2, whole genome shotgun sequence, the following are encoded in one genomic region:
- the LOC126687702 gene encoding uncharacterized protein LOC126687702: MVKGVPDSGYLVPSDFWESMEIDYESISPDSDNFWVSQCGETEAVKPITRSGRFYSDAREKEKENNTRGDAMKECEEDVVLKQLRQTKANASVWDLLVASKTHRDAMFEALASLNINVNSTPQDLVQLVKGDAYIIFSDKELTSEGRKYIRALYIQVEAKGMIVPKVMVDDGSALNVCPLKVLPKLGITKNDMQKIESIVRAYDESKRPVEGTFKTAVKVGPIESIVEFMVVDIPISYALLLGRPWFHALGGVPSTLHQKIKFPFNNEIITISAEEDGICSKVNLEAENPPITGFNLVGGIYEDYMDPQVAVMMKNMKFFPDLGLGKNQQGTPTIPVLRGQNTRVGLGYNQETAYKSAMQTERGIFLKEGTHHVYKNMKPQKEWPGWEIFNDAVKDVCIKKKWDVNNMLIGLNHVVGVQAEVETISMEDYVQNNSKTLSLDDDVFISDVMDDNDVFLSKFNEINTNFAYLFDVFPNASICTLDYLHSIFHINSMHSISFNLGTTENPKEILLGSNCTPEFKERHERILKDKQVAFAWTYEDMPGIDRHIAQHYIPTYDDAKPIKQKLRRMKPEWAQKVKEEVEKQIEDGFLEVIDYPEWLANIVPVAKKDGKVRMCVDYRDLNKASPKDDFPLPNIDVLVDAAAEMLWYTCCDGFSGYNQVLTAQIHKAKTSFITEWGTFCYKVMPFELENAGSTYQLKAKSEEEYFEALEKFLDRVIKYNLRLNPKKCIFGVGSCKLLGYVVSQKGIDIDPDKVKAIKKMHSPRTETEVRGFLGMLQYISRFIVKLTSLCAPIFNQLKKSQSMIWSEQCQEAFDRIKEYLSNPQILKPPKSGKPLTLYLSIEEQSMGAMLAQEDVGYVEHVVY, translated from the exons ATGGTTAAAGGAGTACCAGATTCAGGATATCTTGTGCCTTCCGATTTTTGGGAGTCGATGGAAATTGACTATGAAAGTATATCACCAGATTCAGATAACTTTTGGGTGAGTCAATGTGGAGAAACGGAAGCTGTGAAACCAATTACTCGGAGTGGTCGCTTCTACAGTGACGCAagagagaaggaaaaagaaaataatacgCGAGGAGATGCAATGAAAGAATGTGAAGAGGATGTGGTGTTGAAGCAGCTGAGGCAAACTAAAGCAAATGCAAGTGTGTGGGATTTGCTAGTTGCATCCAAAACCCATAGAGATGCAATGTTTGAAGCACTCGCTAGTCTGAACATAAATGTTAACAGTACTCCTCAAGACTTGGTTCAATTAGTCAAAGGGGATGCATACATTATCTTCTCTGATAAAGAACTAACATCTGAAGGTAGGAAATATATTCGAGCATTGTACATTCAAGTGGAAGCTAAAGGGATGATTGTTCCCAAAGTCATGGTAGATGACGGCTCGGCGTTAAACGTTTGTCCTCTAAAAGTGTTACCCAAATTGGGTATAACTAAAAATGACATGCAAAAAATAGAATCAATAGTGAGAGCATATGACGAGTCTAAAAGACCAGTGGAAGGAACCTTCAAAACGGCTGTAAAAGTGGGACCTATTGAGTCTATAGTGGAGTTCATGGTGGTGGATATACCAATCAGTTATGCACTACTACTTGGTCGACCTTGGTTTCATGCTTTAGGCGGAGTTCCATCCACCCTTCATCAGAAGATTAAGTTCCCATTTAACAATGAGATTATCACTATATCAGCTGAGGAGGACGGCATATGTTCTAAAGTTAATCTAGAAGCTGAAAATCCTCCAATTACTGGTTTCAACTTAGTTGGTGGAATATATGAGGATTATATGGATCCTCAAGTTGCTGTTATGATGAAGAATATGAAATTTTTCCCTGACTTGGGATTAGGGAAGAATCAGCAAGGCACCCCTACCATTCCTGTCCTTCGAGGACAAAACACCAGGGTTGGCCTCGGTTATAACCAAGAAACTGCCTATAAAAGTGCAATGCAGACTGAGAGAGGTATTTTTCTAAAGGAAGGAACCCATCATGTTTACAAGAATATGAAACCTCAAAAGGAGTGGCCCGGTTGGGAAATTTTCAATGATGCCGTCAAGGATGTTTGCATTAAGAAGAAGTGGGATGTCAACAATATGCTGATAGGTCTAAACCATGTTGTCGGTGTCCAAGCTGAGGTCGAGACCATCTCGATGGAGGACTATGTCCAGAATAATTCTAAAACTCTTAGTTTAGATGATGATGTTTTTATTTCTGATGTAATGGATGACAATGATGTATTCCTTTCCAAATTCAATGAAATAAACACCAACTTTGCTTATTTGTTTGATGTTTTTCCTAATGCAAGCATATGCACATTAGATTATTTGCATAGCATATTTCATATAAACTCAATGCATTCTATCTCATTTAATTTGGGTACAACCGAAAATCCTAAAGAAATACTTTTAGGAAGCAATTGCACTCCTGAGTTTAAAGAGAGACATGAGAGAATACTAAAAGATAAACAAGTAGCATTTGCATGGACTTACGAGGATATGCCAGGAATTGATCGACATATCGCTCAACATTATATTCCGACATATGATGACGCCAAACCAATTAAGCAAAAGCTTAGACGAATGAAGCCAGAGTGGGCGCAAAAGGTTAAAGAAGAAGTGGAAAAACAGATTGAGGATGGATTTCTAGAAGTAATTGATTATCCAGAATGGCTAGCCAACATTGTTCCTGTAGCCAAGAAAGATGGGAAAGTcagaatgtgtgtggattacaGAGACCTTAATAAAGCATCTCCTAAAGATGATTTTCCATTACCTAACATCGATGTGCTAGTAGATGCAGCTGCAGAAATGTTATGGTATACTTGTTGCGATGGCTTCTCCGGCTATAATCAAGTATTAACTGCCCAAATTCACAAGGCTAAAACATCCTTTATCACTGAATGGGGAACCTTCTGTTACAAGGTTATGCCATTTGAATTAGAAAATGCTGGATCTACATATCAAC TAAAAGCAAAGTCCGAGGAAGAGTACTTTGAAGCCCTTGAAAAATTTCTAGATAGGGTCATTAAGTACAACCTTAGACTTAACCCAAAGAAGTGTATTTTTGGAGTTGGGTCGTGCAAATTATTGGGATATGTAGTAAGCCAAAAAGGGATAGATATTGATCCAGACAAAGTAAAAGCTATCAAAAAGATGCATTCCCCGAGAACAGAGACAGAAGTCCGAGGATTTCTAGGAATGTTGCAGTACATAAGTAGGTTCATAGTCAAACTAACTTCTTTGTGTGCTCCAATTTTCAACCAATTGAAGAAGAGTCAGTCAATGATATGGTCTGAACAATGTCAAGAGGCCTTTGACagaattaaagaatatttgtcAAATCCTCAAATCCTCAAGCCTCCTAAATCAGGAAAACCTTTGACTTTGTATCTTTCCATAGAAGAACAGTCGATGGGGGCTATGCTAGCACAAGAAGATGTGGGATATGTGGAGCATGTTGTGTACTAG
- the LOC126687703 gene encoding uncharacterized protein LOC126687703, whose product MNKNKEIGLIDIGKWKMYFNGAVNKSGAGIGVILISPEGEWIPLSKRLDFWVTNNMYEYEACIFGMESLRAIGVKHADIFGDSSLVIKQVRKDGVRFIPREENQIADALTGLASVWEDPGRLFIRPLVMVRSKVPCFEGTKVLDITQDEKPWYYDIQRFIQDKQYPEATTKKDKNLI is encoded by the exons ATGAACAAAA ACAAAGAAATTGGGTTAATAGATATTGGAAAATGGAAAATGTACTTTAATGGCGCTGTGAATAAAAGTGGAGCTGGCATTGGTGTCATTTTGATATCCCCGGAAGGAGAATGGATACCACTATCCAAAAGATTGGATTTTTGGGTGACTAATAACATGTATGAATACGAAGCGTGCATCTTTGGGATGGAATCTTTGAGAGCAATAGGAGTTAAACACGCGGATATCTTTGGAGACTCTAGTTTGGTGATTAAACAAGTGAGAAAAGA CGGAGTTAGATTTATCCCTAGGGAAGAAAACCAGATTGCAGATGCACTTACTGGGTTAGCATCAGTTTGGGAAGATCCGGGAAGATTGTTTATCAGGCCTTTAGTGATGGTGAGAAGTAAAGTTCCTTGTTTTGAGGGGACAAAAGTATTAGACATCACTCAAGATGAAAAACCATGGTATTATGATATTCAAAGATTCATTCAAGATAAACAATATCCAGAAGCTACTACAAAGAAGGACAAAAATTTGATCTGA